A DNA window from Lepidochelys kempii isolate rLepKem1 chromosome 9, rLepKem1.hap2, whole genome shotgun sequence contains the following coding sequences:
- the LOC140917011 gene encoding alpha-1,4-N-acetylglucosaminyltransferase-like: MLKEIQIVLCFFFVFVFAILYEITLQSGCVLSCMPISKQFLTQEDIMSQSRSIIFVETTDRLEPPPLVSCSVESATRIYHDRPVVFFMKGLNNSTWLDSNSTYTAFSLLSAMKNVFIFPFQMETLFQETPLLPWYHKVNATQEKYWVHISSDASRLALIWKYGGTYMDTDVISIRPIPVTNFLAAQASQFSSNGIFGFPYHHWFIWDCMKDFVQNYNGHIWGNQGPLLMTRRLQALCNLTNFHNVEDQSCQNISFLHPQRFYPIPYPAWRQYYKVWKRSPDFNNSYALHLWNFMNKEHKTVVAGSNTLVENLYKTYCPTTYKALIQGTEGSGHMQQNKTE; encoded by the exons ATGTTGAAGGAGATCCAAATAGTGCTctgtttcttttttgtctttGTCTTTGCCATTTTGTATGAAATCACCCTGCAGTCTGGCTGCGTCTTGTCATGCATGCCTATTTCTAAGCAATTCCTGACACAAGAGGATATTATGAGCCAGAGCAGAAGCATCATCTTTGTGGAGACTACAGATCGCCTTGAGCCTCCTCCGTTGGTTTCATGTTCTGTGGAATCTGCTACCAGGATCTACCATGACAGACCTGTTGTTTTCTTCATGAAAGGGCTGAACAATAGCACATGGCTGGATTCAAATTCCACTTACACAGCCTTCTCACTTTTATCTGCTATGAAGAATGTCTTCATTTTTCCTTTCCAGATGGAAACTTTGTTCCAGGAGACACCTCTGCTGCCATGGTATCACAAG GTAAATGCAACCCAGGAAAAGTACTGGGTTCATATCAGCTCTGATGCCAGCAGACTTGCACTCATCTGGAAATACGGTGGGACCTACATGGACACAGATGTCATCTCCATCAGGCCTATTCCAGTGACAAACTTCCTGGCAGCCCAGGCTTCCCAGTTCTCCAGCAATGGGATTTTTGGCTTTCCTTACCATCACTGGTTCATTTGGGATTGCATGAAAGATTTTGTTCAAAACTACAATGGACACATTTGGGGAAACCAAGGACCCCTCTTAATGACGAGGAGGCTGCAAGCCTTGTGCAACCTGACCAATTTCCATAATGTGGAGGATCAGAGCTGTCAGAACATTTCCTTCTTACATCCTCAGCGTTTCTACCCCATCCCTTACCCAGCATGGAGGCAGTACTACAAGGTTTGGAAGAGAAGCCCTGACTTCAACAACTCCTATGCTTTGCACCTGTGGAACTTCATGAACAAGGAACACAAGACTGTGGTTGCAGGAAGTAACACGTTAGTGGAAAATCTGTACAAAACATACTGCCCCACCACTTATAAGGCCCTTATTCAAGGCACAGAAGGCAGTGGTCATATGCAACAAAATAAGACTGAATGA